Proteins from one Flavobacterium sp. N2038 genomic window:
- a CDS encoding lipopolysaccharide kinase InaA family protein encodes MILRLNRGYEKFENILLEYIQFFNTKGEDFVIGQRNQIKLFDLDNQKINIKSFKVPHLINKIAYKYFRKSKAKRSFEFANRLLELGVGTPKPIAFAEFSSIVGLEKSFYVSEQLVCDLTYRELVEIPDFPDHDNILRQFTKFSFDLHEKGIEFLDHSPGNTLIKKNASGNYDFFLVDLNRMEFHASMSFEMRMKNLCRLTPLKEMVAVMSNEYAKFYKEESEQKIFETLWKFTSDFQEQFYRKKRLKKKFKFWKK; translated from the coding sequence ATGATTTTAAGATTAAATCGCGGATATGAAAAATTTGAAAATATTCTTCTTGAATATATTCAGTTTTTTAATACCAAAGGAGAAGACTTTGTCATTGGTCAGCGTAATCAGATAAAACTTTTTGATTTAGACAATCAAAAAATAAATATAAAATCGTTTAAGGTTCCGCATTTAATAAATAAAATAGCCTACAAATATTTTAGAAAATCAAAAGCAAAACGTTCTTTTGAGTTTGCAAACCGATTATTGGAACTTGGCGTTGGTACACCAAAACCAATTGCTTTTGCAGAGTTTTCTTCGATTGTAGGTTTAGAGAAAAGTTTTTATGTCAGTGAACAATTGGTTTGTGATCTGACTTACAGAGAACTTGTAGAAATTCCTGATTTTCCGGATCACGACAATATATTAAGGCAATTCACAAAATTCAGTTTTGATCTTCATGAAAAAGGAATCGAATTTTTAGATCATTCGCCGGGAAATACTTTGATTAAAAAGAATGCCAGTGGAAATTATGACTTCTTTCTGGTTGATTTAAACCGAATGGAATTTCATGCGTCAATGTCTTTTGAAATGCGTATGAAAAATTTGTGTCGTCTGACTCCGTTAAAAGAAATGGTGGCAGTAATGAGCAATGAATATGCAAAGTTTTACAAAGAAGAATCTGAGCAAAAGATTTTTGAAACTTTATGGAAATTTACATCAGATTTTCAGGAACAGTTTTATAGAAAAAAACGTCTGAAAAAGAAATTTAAATTCTGGAAGAAGTAA
- a CDS encoding acyltransferase family protein, producing MNFTLYTYLIPVLIALVIAVILTNKIVKIDLTEIRYPEIDGLRGYLAFFVFLHHSYIWRFFLQSNEWNEPESNLFNQFGQTTVAFFFVITAFLFTTKLINSKTKQIDWTEYIKARFYRLFPMYFFSVLVIFFIVAYLTGFTAQVPFLENLKSILSWIFFNVRKDLDINGLENSRILNAGITWTLPYEWVFYFLLPLIALFFKIKVNYKTLFIFLAAAAITMIINKSSLRHFIPFIGGICVALLIDSKRFETVLKQKKYAVLSLILLLISVYFFHSGRKPVPIIITSIVFLIVASGNNFFGLLSSAFSRKFGQVTYSLYLIHGIVLYILFNFVIGIEKAKTLTDWEFWLIIAASVFPLIFICQLTFKYIELPLMNLAKAKSAKTKK from the coding sequence ATGAACTTCACTCTTTACACGTATTTAATACCCGTATTAATTGCTTTAGTTATTGCTGTAATACTAACCAATAAAATAGTAAAAATAGATTTAACCGAAATTCGTTATCCCGAAATTGATGGTTTAAGAGGTTATCTCGCTTTTTTTGTTTTCTTGCATCACAGTTACATCTGGAGGTTTTTTCTACAAAGCAATGAGTGGAATGAGCCCGAATCAAATTTATTTAATCAGTTTGGGCAAACTACGGTCGCTTTCTTTTTTGTCATCACTGCATTTTTATTTACTACCAAATTAATCAATAGTAAAACAAAACAAATCGACTGGACAGAGTACATTAAAGCCCGATTCTACAGGCTTTTTCCCATGTATTTTTTCTCTGTTCTTGTTATATTTTTTATTGTAGCGTATTTAACCGGTTTTACAGCTCAGGTTCCTTTTCTTGAAAATTTAAAAAGTATACTTTCATGGATATTTTTTAATGTTCGCAAAGATCTTGACATTAACGGACTGGAAAACAGCCGCATCTTAAATGCCGGAATAACATGGACATTGCCGTATGAGTGGGTCTTTTATTTCTTACTACCGCTAATCGCTTTATTTTTTAAAATTAAAGTAAACTACAAAACACTTTTTATATTCCTTGCTGCCGCTGCAATTACAATGATTATAAACAAATCTTCATTGAGGCATTTTATTCCGTTTATCGGAGGGATTTGTGTAGCGTTACTAATAGACAGTAAAAGATTTGAAACCGTTTTAAAACAAAAGAAATATGCTGTTCTATCTCTTATTTTGCTATTGATATCGGTATACTTTTTTCATAGTGGCAGAAAACCTGTCCCAATCATTATCACATCGATTGTGTTTTTAATCGTTGCTTCGGGAAATAATTTCTTCGGACTTTTATCAAGTGCTTTTTCACGTAAATTCGGGCAGGTAACTTATAGCCTTTACTTAATACACGGGATTGTTTTATACATTCTGTTTAATTTTGTAATAGGAATTGAAAAAGCCAAAACATTAACCGATTGGGAATTCTGGCTTATTATTGCTGCTTCTGTTTTTCCTTTAATTTTTATCTGTCAGCTTACTTTTAAGTATATAGAGTTACCATTAATGAATTTGGCCAAAGCAAAATCTGCCAAAACAAAGAAATAA
- a CDS encoding L-threonylcarbamoyladenylate synthase, whose amino-acid sequence MNEEIIKAYEVIKEGGIILYPTDTVWGIGCDATNPEAVAKIYKLKQRAETQSMIVLMNGEKMMYNVFKNIPEVAWQILDLSEKPTTLILDEPRNVAPNIIAADNSLGIRLVKEPFCFKLLERMKKPLVSTSANISGQPTPIAFKDISPEIVNGVDYVVNLYHDKVAGKPSTIIKLTNDSQVKVIRK is encoded by the coding sequence ATGAACGAAGAAATCATCAAAGCATACGAAGTCATCAAAGAAGGTGGAATTATTCTTTATCCAACTGATACTGTTTGGGGAATTGGCTGCGACGCTACTAATCCTGAAGCCGTTGCAAAAATATACAAACTAAAACAACGTGCCGAAACCCAAAGTATGATTGTATTGATGAATGGTGAAAAGATGATGTACAATGTTTTTAAAAACATTCCCGAAGTTGCCTGGCAAATACTGGATTTATCTGAAAAACCAACCACTTTAATTCTGGACGAACCTAGAAATGTGGCTCCAAACATTATTGCAGCCGATAATTCTCTTGGAATACGTCTTGTAAAAGAGCCTTTTTGTTTTAAATTGTTAGAACGAATGAAGAAACCTCTTGTATCTACTTCTGCCAATATCTCAGGACAACCAACACCTATAGCTTTTAAAGATATTAGCCCTGAAATTGTAAACGGTGTTGATTATGTAGTGAATTTATACCATGATAAAGTTGCCGGAAAACCGTCAACAATCATCAAATTAACAAACGACTCACAAGTAAAAGTGATTAGAAAATAG
- a CDS encoding cysteine desulfurase family protein, whose amino-acid sequence MKKVYLDNASTTAMRPEVIQEMTKVMAEDFGNPSSTHSFGRNGKTILELSRKSIAKHLNCAAQEIIFVSGGTEADNWILRSAVEDLKVERIITSKIEHHAVLYAAMALESDYGIQVDYVNVNSDGTIDLTHLSNLLADEKKTIVSLMHVNNETGTVLDLDRVGVICKQYNALFHSDTVQSVGKTEIDLQKTPVDFIVASAHKFHGPKGVGFAFVRKNSGLQPLIFGGEQEKGLRAGTEAVHQIAGMAKALSLSYENLDEERNYISNLKVYLIEQLENHFPGFRINGKKDDFYNIINIILPFSSDKTSMLLFSLDMKGIAVSRGSACQSGSIKPSHVLKEMLSEADLKLPNLRISFSHYNTKEDIDWLIESLKAV is encoded by the coding sequence ATGAAAAAAGTATATCTCGATAACGCTTCTACAACTGCTATGCGACCTGAAGTAATTCAGGAAATGACAAAAGTTATGGCAGAAGATTTTGGTAATCCGTCTTCTACGCACAGTTTTGGGCGAAATGGAAAGACAATTTTAGAACTTTCAAGAAAAAGTATTGCAAAGCATTTAAATTGCGCTGCTCAGGAAATTATTTTCGTTTCCGGAGGGACAGAGGCAGATAACTGGATTCTTCGTTCTGCAGTTGAAGATCTGAAAGTAGAACGCATTATAACTTCGAAAATTGAGCATCATGCCGTTTTATACGCCGCTATGGCACTGGAATCTGATTATGGTATCCAGGTAGATTATGTCAATGTAAATTCAGACGGAACTATCGATTTAACCCATTTGTCTAATTTATTGGCTGATGAGAAAAAGACAATCGTGAGTCTGATGCATGTAAATAATGAAACAGGAACTGTTTTAGATCTTGACAGAGTTGGTGTTATTTGTAAACAATACAACGCTTTGTTTCATTCAGATACTGTTCAGTCTGTAGGGAAAACCGAGATTGATCTGCAAAAAACGCCTGTTGATTTTATTGTAGCAAGTGCACATAAATTTCATGGTCCAAAAGGAGTTGGTTTTGCTTTTGTTAGAAAAAATTCAGGATTACAGCCTTTAATTTTTGGAGGTGAGCAGGAAAAAGGCCTGCGTGCAGGAACCGAAGCAGTTCATCAAATTGCCGGAATGGCAAAAGCCTTGTCGCTTTCTTATGAGAATCTCGATGAGGAAAGAAATTATATTTCTAATTTAAAAGTGTATTTGATTGAGCAACTCGAGAATCATTTTCCAGGCTTTAGGATCAATGGTAAAAAGGACGATTTTTACAATATTATCAATATCATTTTACCTTTTTCTTCAGATAAAACGTCTATGCTTTTGTTTAGTCTGGATATGAAAGGGATTGCGGTTTCCAGAGGAAGTGCCTGCCAGTCCGGAAGTATAAAACCATCACATGTTTTAAAAGAAATGCTTTCAGAGGCAGATTTAAAATTGCCAAATCTCAGAATTTCTTTTAGTCATTATAATACCAAAGAAGATATTGATTGGCTTATTGAGAGTTTGAAGGCTGTTTAA
- a CDS encoding Smr/MutS family protein, with amino-acid sequence MLTKGDKVSVLDEAINGTVVSVKNNEVSIETEDGFMMTFFVNELVKIHDSSNLMNSIKRINLDEISKEKTEPKARSFVKERKDKREISAPEFDLHIEKLVPNKRGMSNYDILTLQTETAKRHIEFAIKNRIPKIVFIHGVGEGILKAELDFLLGRYDGIDFQDANYQKYGLGATEVYFRQNNK; translated from the coding sequence ATGTTGACTAAAGGAGATAAGGTTTCGGTTTTAGACGAAGCTATAAACGGAACAGTGGTTTCGGTGAAAAACAACGAAGTTTCGATAGAAACTGAGGATGGATTTATGATGACATTTTTTGTCAATGAATTAGTTAAAATTCATGATTCCAGTAATTTAATGAATTCTATTAAAAGGATTAATTTAGATGAAATTTCAAAAGAGAAAACGGAGCCAAAAGCAAGAAGTTTTGTCAAGGAACGCAAAGATAAACGTGAAATTTCGGCTCCTGAGTTTGATTTGCATATCGAAAAATTAGTGCCAAATAAACGCGGAATGTCCAATTATGATATTTTGACTTTGCAGACCGAAACGGCAAAAAGGCATATTGAATTTGCGATTAAAAACCGCATTCCAAAAATTGTTTTTATTCATGGTGTTGGTGAAGGAATTCTAAAAGCCGAACTTGATTTTTTGTTAGGACGTTACGACGGAATAGATTTTCAGGATGCCAATTATCAAAAATACGGCCTTGGTGCAACCGAAGTTTATTTTAGGCAAAACAATAAATAA
- a CDS encoding DUF2752 domain-containing protein, whose protein sequence is MNLEKYMIPCLFKKLFGTECLGCGFQRSLFLLFEGDFSGAFRMFPAIFSTLLFFVFVALFFLDKSRNYKKVVWNIALFNLAFMIGGYIYKHFYI, encoded by the coding sequence TTGAATTTAGAGAAATACATGATCCCCTGCCTCTTCAAAAAACTCTTCGGAACAGAGTGTCTTGGCTGTGGTTTTCAACGCTCTTTATTCTTACTTTTTGAAGGTGATTTTTCTGGCGCTTTCAGGATGTTTCCTGCCATCTTTTCTACCCTTTTATTCTTCGTTTTTGTCGCTTTGTTTTTTCTGGACAAATCAAGAAACTATAAAAAAGTCGTTTGGAATATCGCTTTATTTAATCTCGCCTTTATGATTGGCGGCTACATCTACAAACACTTTTACATTTAG
- a CDS encoding DUF1003 domain-containing protein, translating to MKNNSTFKSAISNIEFAESEKIYGKSIHDPILSLIIKDHPDFCETDCIAVKELNEYRQKYISNYLSSEIGMLSDLEKNVISSLKEDKSIVTIVEDENEERSFGQKIADKVADFGGSWTFIISFVVFIAVWILSNVYILLNKGFDPYPFILLNLILSCIAALQAPVIMMSQNRQEEKDRNRAKKDYMINLKSELEIRMIHDKIDHLIMHQQQELIEIQKVQIEMMNDILNKIKK from the coding sequence ATGAAAAATAATTCAACTTTTAAGAGCGCTATTTCTAATATTGAATTTGCGGAAAGTGAAAAAATCTATGGAAAATCAATTCATGATCCCATTTTAAGCCTGATTATTAAAGATCATCCCGACTTTTGTGAAACGGATTGTATTGCAGTTAAGGAGCTTAATGAATATAGACAAAAGTATATTTCGAATTATTTGTCTTCGGAAATTGGAATGCTTTCTGATCTTGAAAAAAATGTTATTTCATCATTAAAAGAAGATAAATCGATAGTGACGATCGTTGAAGATGAAAATGAGGAGAGAAGCTTTGGGCAAAAAATAGCAGATAAAGTGGCCGATTTTGGAGGAAGCTGGACCTTCATTATTTCGTTTGTGGTTTTTATTGCTGTCTGGATTTTATCAAACGTATATATTTTGCTCAACAAGGGGTTTGACCCATATCCTTTTATTTTGCTTAATTTGATTTTATCCTGTATTGCCGCATTGCAAGCTCCGGTGATTATGATGAGTCAGAATCGTCAGGAGGAGAAAGATCGGAATCGTGCAAAAAAGGATTATATGATTAACCTGAAATCTGAATTAGAGATCAGAATGATTCATGATAAAATCGATCATTTAATCATGCATCAGCAACAGGAATTGATCGAAATTCAGAAAGTACAGATCGAAATGATGAATGATATTCTGAATAAGATCAAGAAATGA
- the epsC gene encoding serine O-acetyltransferase EpsC, producing the protein MTKDTIIQNIKALKSHSNINYGIKTKTEDFTEKLFYTLFDSNAALDESINELEIRFKEIAVLACKKPENLCESIWDRFLEKLPGVLEKLNQDAEYILENDPASNSIDEVYLGYPGFYAIAIYRLSHELYQLDLLLFSRLMSEYAHRITGTDIHAGAKIASPFFIDHATGIVIGETTVIEKHVKIYQGVTLGALSVSKDMKNAKRHPTVEKNVCIYANATILGGETTIGKNSIVGGNAWITKSIPADSIVLNTTTTEVKIKEKK; encoded by the coding sequence GTGACAAAAGACACTATCATACAAAATATCAAAGCTTTAAAAAGCCACTCTAATATAAACTACGGTATTAAAACCAAAACTGAAGATTTTACCGAGAAGCTTTTTTACACCCTTTTTGATTCTAACGCAGCTCTTGACGAAAGTATTAATGAACTTGAAATTCGTTTTAAAGAAATTGCGGTTCTGGCCTGCAAAAAACCGGAAAATTTATGCGAATCGATTTGGGATCGCTTTTTAGAGAAACTTCCTGGCGTATTAGAAAAACTAAATCAGGACGCCGAATATATTCTGGAGAATGATCCGGCATCAAACAGCATTGATGAAGTTTATCTGGGATATCCGGGATTTTACGCCATTGCTATTTACAGATTAAGCCATGAATTGTATCAATTGGATTTACTGTTATTTTCAAGATTAATGAGCGAATATGCACACAGAATTACAGGAACCGATATTCATGCCGGAGCCAAAATTGCTTCACCATTTTTTATCGATCACGCGACCGGAATTGTGATTGGAGAAACTACTGTAATCGAAAAGCATGTCAAAATTTATCAGGGAGTTACCCTGGGCGCATTGAGCGTGAGTAAAGACATGAAAAACGCAAAACGTCATCCTACTGTAGAAAAAAATGTTTGTATTTATGCCAATGCAACTATTTTAGGAGGCGAAACTACTATTGGAAAAAACAGTATTGTTGGAGGAAATGCCTGGATTACCAAATCTATTCCTGCCGATTCTATCGTTTTAAATACCACTACAACTGAAGTTAAAATAAAAGAAAAAAAATAA
- the cysM gene encoding cysteine synthase CysM, which yields MGPQKLLNLIGNTPLMETVNLVKNKNVKLLLKLEGNNPGGSVKDRAAYNMIASALERGEIKKGDKLIEATSGNTGIALAMIAQLFQIEIELVLPEDSTKERTQTMRAYGATVILTPASEGIIGSRDYADKKVAEGGYLMLNQFANDDNWKAHYKTTGPEIWNDTDGTVTHFVSAMGTTGTIIGTSTYLKEKNPAIQIVGAQPSDGSQIPGIRKWPQEYLPKIFDASKVDTVIDVSEEEARAMTKRLALEEGVFAGMSSGGSVAVALKIAEQLESGVVVAVICDRGDRYLSSDLFD from the coding sequence ATGGGTCCACAGAAATTGTTAAACCTAATTGGAAATACTCCATTAATGGAAACGGTCAATTTGGTTAAAAATAAAAATGTAAAGCTTTTACTAAAACTTGAAGGAAATAATCCGGGCGGAAGTGTAAAAGACAGAGCAGCATATAATATGATTGCTTCTGCACTGGAAAGAGGCGAAATTAAAAAAGGCGATAAATTAATCGAAGCTACGAGTGGTAACACCGGAATTGCCCTGGCAATGATTGCCCAATTGTTTCAGATCGAGATCGAACTGGTATTACCGGAAGATTCTACAAAAGAAAGAACACAAACCATGCGCGCATATGGCGCTACAGTGATTTTAACACCTGCTAGCGAAGGAATTATTGGTTCAAGGGACTATGCCGATAAAAAAGTGGCAGAAGGCGGTTATTTGATGCTAAATCAGTTTGCAAATGATGACAACTGGAAAGCGCATTACAAAACAACCGGTCCGGAAATCTGGAATGATACAGACGGAACTGTAACGCATTTCGTTTCGGCAATGGGAACTACCGGAACCATTATTGGAACTTCTACTTATTTAAAAGAAAAAAATCCTGCCATTCAAATCGTTGGTGCACAGCCAAGCGATGGCTCTCAGATACCGGGAATCCGTAAATGGCCTCAGGAATATTTACCAAAAATATTTGATGCTTCAAAAGTAGACACCGTTATTGATGTCAGCGAAGAAGAAGCACGTGCAATGACCAAAAGATTAGCACTTGAAGAAGGTGTTTTTGCAGGAATGAGCAGCGGTGGCTCTGTAGCTGTTGCATTAAAAATCGCTGAACAGTTAGAATCAGGAGTGGTTGTAGCCGTTATTTGTGATCGTGGAGACCGTTATTTATCTTCGGATTTATTTGATTAA
- a CDS encoding sensor histidine kinase yields the protein MKLYHNLSQISFLKRSYAFKFLFVAFIGIHIPLIGILFFVLYSDHIVSSTSILIFSLIMTVLATAVTLLVLNRLIKPISIASKALDDYRNKRKLSILPTDYEDEAGLLMSNIQESIYESESFINEKQDLIYMLSHDLKNFAGNPQGLAKLILSENPSASVSHLAELICESTNLQFRYIENFIKLLKEQDQVVKVNQEAKTIVFADILPFINEQVEQRLIDKNITMNLSLETDEAKLKIDEGLFIQVLVNLISNAIKFSYFDSEIEVRIYKDNSGLIVKVTDKGIGFDKDQIEELFKKFTKMSRLGTANELSTGIGLYLCKKIIEKNKGTLSATSQGKNKGAEFTIEFEL from the coding sequence ATGAAGTTGTATCATAATCTCTCTCAGATAAGTTTTCTTAAAAGAAGTTATGCCTTCAAATTTTTGTTTGTTGCCTTTATCGGAATTCATATCCCTTTAATTGGAATCTTATTTTTCGTACTTTATTCAGATCATATTGTTTCGTCTACCTCTATTTTGATTTTCTCTTTAATAATGACCGTATTGGCGACTGCGGTAACACTTTTGGTATTAAATCGATTGATAAAACCCATTTCTATAGCTTCAAAAGCACTGGATGATTACAGAAATAAAAGAAAATTATCAATTTTGCCAACAGATTACGAGGATGAAGCGGGTTTATTGATGAGCAATATTCAGGAATCTATTTATGAATCTGAAAGCTTTATAAACGAAAAACAGGATTTGATTTACATGCTTTCACACGATTTAAAAAACTTTGCCGGAAATCCGCAAGGTTTAGCAAAATTGATTTTAAGCGAAAACCCTTCTGCTTCTGTAAGTCATTTGGCCGAGCTTATTTGTGAGTCGACTAATCTTCAATTCCGATACATCGAGAATTTTATAAAATTATTAAAAGAGCAAGATCAGGTTGTTAAGGTTAATCAGGAAGCAAAAACGATTGTTTTTGCGGATATTCTTCCGTTTATTAACGAACAGGTAGAACAGAGACTGATTGATAAAAATATTACCATGAATTTGAGTTTAGAAACAGACGAAGCTAAACTTAAAATTGATGAAGGCTTGTTTATTCAGGTTTTAGTAAATTTAATAAGCAATGCAATTAAATTCTCTTATTTTGATAGTGAAATTGAAGTTCGAATCTATAAAGATAATTCGGGTTTAATAGTTAAAGTTACCGATAAAGGAATTGGTTTTGATAAAGATCAAATAGAGGAATTGTTTAAAAAATTCACCAAAATGAGCCGATTAGGAACGGCAAATGAGTTATCTACCGGAATTGGATTGTATTTGTGCAAAAAAATAATCGAAAAAAATAAAGGTACTCTTAGTGCAACCAGCCAAGGCAAGAATAAAGGCGCTGAGTTTACAATTGAATTTGAACTATAG
- the rlmD gene encoding 23S rRNA (uracil(1939)-C(5))-methyltransferase RlmD: protein MGRKNTDKVVFHQIQVLDAGAKGVSVAKAPDGKVIFIPNVVPGDVVDVQTFKKRKAYYEGKAVKFHELSEHRIEPICEHFGVCGGCKWQNMKYSQQLYYKQNEVKNHLQRIGKVELPEFETILGSEKQFFYRNKMEFSFSNSRWLTEKEIGSTEDLGNRNALGFHIPKMWDKILDIQKCHLQEDPSNAIRNEIRAFANEHNLAFFNPREHSGLLRTVMIRTVSTGEIMVLIQFFEEDKENRELLLDHLYEKFPQITSLQYVVNGKPNDTIYDQNVILYKGRDYILEEMEGLKFSINAKSFYQTNSDQAYELYKITRDFAGLTGNETVYDLYTGTGTIAQFVSKKAKKVIGVESVPEAILDAKANAERNNITNCEFFVGDMKVVFNEAFIAQHGKPDVIITDPPRDGMHAAVIDQILKIAPQKVVYVSCNSATQARDLALMDEKYKVTRVRPVDMFPQTHHVENVVLLELR from the coding sequence ATGGGAAGAAAAAATACAGACAAAGTTGTCTTTCATCAGATTCAGGTTCTTGACGCTGGAGCAAAAGGAGTATCAGTAGCGAAAGCTCCTGACGGAAAAGTAATCTTTATTCCGAATGTGGTACCGGGTGATGTAGTGGACGTACAAACTTTCAAAAAAAGAAAAGCCTATTATGAAGGCAAAGCCGTAAAATTTCATGAATTATCAGAACATCGCATCGAACCAATCTGCGAGCATTTTGGAGTTTGTGGAGGTTGCAAATGGCAAAATATGAAATACAGTCAACAGCTGTATTATAAGCAAAACGAAGTAAAAAATCATTTACAGCGTATAGGAAAAGTTGAACTTCCTGAATTTGAAACTATTTTAGGTTCAGAAAAACAATTTTTCTATAGAAATAAAATGGAATTTTCGTTTTCAAACAGTCGTTGGTTAACTGAAAAAGAAATTGGAAGTACTGAAGATTTAGGAAACAGAAATGCATTAGGATTTCATATCCCGAAAATGTGGGACAAAATTCTTGACATTCAAAAATGTCATCTGCAGGAAGATCCTTCAAATGCAATCAGAAACGAAATCAGAGCGTTTGCCAATGAGCATAACTTAGCTTTCTTTAATCCTAGAGAACATTCTGGTTTATTGCGTACCGTTATGATTCGTACTGTTTCTACCGGAGAGATTATGGTTTTAATTCAGTTTTTTGAAGAGGATAAAGAAAATCGCGAATTACTTTTAGATCATTTATACGAGAAGTTTCCACAAATTACCTCATTACAATATGTAGTAAACGGAAAGCCTAATGATACTATCTACGATCAAAATGTAATATTGTATAAAGGAAGAGATTATATTCTGGAAGAAATGGAAGGTTTGAAATTTAGCATCAATGCTAAATCTTTTTACCAAACCAACTCAGATCAGGCTTATGAACTTTACAAAATAACCCGCGATTTTGCCGGACTTACCGGTAACGAAACGGTTTATGATTTATATACAGGAACAGGAACAATTGCACAGTTTGTTTCTAAAAAAGCTAAAAAAGTAATTGGCGTAGAAAGCGTACCGGAAGCAATTTTGGATGCAAAAGCAAATGCTGAACGCAATAATATTACCAATTGCGAGTTTTTTGTTGGGGATATGAAAGTTGTTTTTAACGAAGCTTTTATTGCACAACACGGAAAACCGGACGTAATTATTACAGATCCGCCAAGAGACGGGATGCATGCTGCAGTAATTGATCAAATCCTTAAAATTGCTCCACAAAAAGTAGTTTATGTAAGTTGTAATTCGGCAACACAAGCACGTGATTTAGCTTTAATGGATGAAAAATACAAAGTTACCCGTGTTCGTCCGGTTGATATGTTCCCGCAAACACATCACGTTGAAAATGTTGTACTTTTAGAATTAAGATAA
- a CDS encoding DUF6452 family protein, with amino-acid sequence MKKIISLLLVFVFGLSSCEKDDICDPSTPTTPRLVIAFYDANNPSALKNVTNLKVIGKDQPEGIIFNQSGTEITKYLANGNTISIPLRTNEDFSTFTFILDSQNENPAAKNTDEVRFNYTRQNVYVSRACGFKTIFALNPPSDGPPLSTPFIQFDTDSNGLWMKQIFVKKYNIETENETHLEVYF; translated from the coding sequence ATGAAAAAAATAATTTCTCTTTTATTGGTTTTCGTTTTTGGCTTGTCTAGCTGTGAAAAAGATGATATTTGCGATCCAAGTACACCAACCACACCTCGATTAGTTATTGCATTTTATGATGCTAATAATCCGTCAGCGCTTAAAAATGTTACCAATTTGAAAGTAATTGGAAAAGATCAGCCCGAAGGAATTATTTTTAATCAAAGTGGAACTGAAATAACAAAGTATCTGGCAAACGGTAATACGATATCTATTCCTTTAAGAACAAATGAAGATTTCAGTACGTTTACTTTTATTTTAGATTCTCAAAACGAGAACCCTGCAGCCAAAAACACTGATGAAGTAAGATTTAATTACACTCGTCAGAATGTATATGTTTCCAGAGCATGTGGATTTAAAACGATTTTCGCACTTAATCCACCTTCAGACGGCCCACCTCTTTCTACTCCTTTTATTCAGTTTGATACCGATTCAAACGGATTATGGATGAAGCAAATTTTTGTAAAAAAATATAACATTGAAACTGAAAATGAAACACACCTTGAAGTATATTTCTAG